The window CAAGATGCTCTCGCTTTCCTTCCAAGAAAAACAAAAATGCATTATCACGGCCTCTGCAGGTAACCACGGATTGGGCGTCGCTCATGCGGCGAAAATGCTCGGCATTCAAGGCAAAATCGTCGTTCCCGAAAACGCCTCGCTTGCCAAAATAAAAGCCTTGCAAAATTACGAGCTGGAATTGCTCAAACAAGGGCGCGATTATGATGAGGCGGAAGAAATCGCCTGGGAAATTCAGAAACGGGAGAATTTCACGTTTGTCCACGCCTTCAGCGATCCGGAAATTATCGCAGGGCAGGGCACAATTGGTCTGGAGATTTTAGAGGAGCTTCCGGAAACTGAAACGATTATTGTACCCATTGGCGGCGGCGGACTTATTGCCGGCATCGCCATCGCAGCGAAATCAATCAATCCCAAAGTTAAAGTAGTTGGCGTTCAGTCCGAGGCATCTCCTGCCATGTTCAACTCAGTTCAAGCTGCCAGGTGTGTGGAAACGCCGATTGAGGAAACCATCGCCGATGGCCTGGCGGGCCGGTTCGTCACCGAGTGGACTTTGCAATTAACCCAAAAGTATGTTGATGAAGTCGTTCTCGTTTCCGAAAACGGCATCAAGGAAGCGATAAAACTGATGATAGAAAATGAGCACATGCTTATCGAAGGGGCGGCTGCAGTGGGCGTTGCTGCCTTGCTTGAAGAAAGGATAAAAACTCATGGAAAAATTGTTGTAATCCTGACCGGGAGGAATATTCATTCGCAGGTTCTCAAAGAGATATTAGCCTAATTTAACTTGACATTTTCAACCCTATTTTTAAATTTTATCAAGTGTGAATTTGGAGTTTTTTTCAGGAAAAAGAATTTCTGCAACCACGCCTAACCGCCTGTAGATTTGATTATTAATCAACATTTCCTGAAATTCTCTCAAGAAGGAGCTTAAAATGAGTCAAAGACTGGTTACCATTGAGCGCCACATTATGGAAACCCAGCGGCAATTTCCCCACGCCACAGGTGAGTTTTCGGCGCTTTTATACGATATTGCCCTCGCTGCTAAAATTATCGCCAGAGAAGTTAACAAAGCCGGACTTCTGGATGTTTCAGGCGTTACCGGTGCAACCAATGTCCATGGAGAGGAAGTCCAGAAGTTAGATGAATATGCTGACACGGTTATTCGCAACGCCATGGATCACACGGGTCGCTTGAGTGTCATGGCCTCAGAGGAACACGAAGATATTATCCCGATTCCGGAAGAATACGAGACCGGAAAATATGTTTTTATGTACGACCCTTTAGACGGCTCTTCAAACATCGATGCCAATGTCAGTATCGGCACCATATTTTCAATTTACCGGAAAATTTCCGATGGTCGTGGCGGCTGCCTCGAAGATTGTTTGCAGTCCGGAGCCCAGCAGCTTGCGGCCGGCTATGTGATTTATGGGTCGTCTACAATGATGGTCGTCACGACCGGCAACGGCGTGCATGGATTTACCCTCGATCCGACGGTGGGTGAATTTTTACTTTCACACAAAAATATTAAAATACCAAAGCGAGGCAAAATTTACAGCGTGAACGAAGGCAACTTTGAACGCTGGAATGATGAAACCAGAAAATATATCAGCTATCTCAAGCAAAACGACCCGGAAACAAATCGTCCGTATTCCTCCCGCTATATTGGGTCGCTGGTCGCCGACTTTCATCGAAATTTGCTTTATGGCGGAATCTTTCTCTATCCTGCGGATAAGAAGAGCCCTAAAGGCAAGCTGCGCTTGATGTACGAAGCCAATCCCCTCGGGCTGATTGTTGAAAAAGCCGGCGGCTACGCGAGTAACGGGGACGACAGAATATTAGATATCGAACCGGAATCGATTCATCAAAGAACGCCGCTCATCATCGGCAGTTATGACGATGTCAAAGAAGCTGAGGCGTTTCTCAGGGGTAAAAGATAAAGCAAGATTTTTTTGACTCTAAGCCTCTTCCTGGAAACATGAAGGGGCTTTTTTCGTTTGTTAGGCATAAAGCAAATCTTGAGTTTGTTCTATATTCTACAAATAGCTTTTCAAAGGGTTGATTTTTTAACTCTTGATTGACCGAAAACTATGAATTCAAAGTCGTTCTGAGCACAAACTCCCGGAAACAGGACTCAATGTCATCGTTTCCGTGCGAAGAATCTCGCAATCTGCAAGAGATTCTTCGCGTCCCAAACAATTGTTTAAAGTGTAGTATCCAGGATTTCGCGCTCATAATGACGACTCAGGATTTTCGGTTAGACCCTAACCAATATTAGTATCTACCATTCGCGATGAAAATGAAAAGAAGCAAGCTTTTGCTAATTCTGTCCATCTTATTTATGGCAGCCACGGTCTTCTTTCTCCAATCTTTTCGATTTAATTCGGCTGAAGAATCAACAGGTGCAAATGACAAGAAATGGCCAAGTAAACGCGAACTGACCCGAAAACTCTGGCAGACAAGAAAAATGCTTCAGGTTTACGGAACCGGCAATCCGGAATTTACCGCCGGTTATAAAAAATGTGCCGAGGAAAGTATTGGAAAAAATCGGTTTGTTGAAATAATTGTAAAGCCGGATACTGCGGTAACTGCTGAGGACATCCAGTCGATGCCGATTTCGCTAATCGGTACACCCCAGTCAAATTTGCTCTTAAGGAAGGTGGTTGATGCATTGCCGGTTCAATTCATAAAAGGCAATTTTTCGATCGATAAAATTATTTCATCAGAACACAATGATATTTTCCAGATAAGAAGTTATCCAAATCCTTTAAACCGGTCCATGCCGCTTTTTGTAACCACTGGCAATAACGATCGAAGAGTTATTGAATTCATTTCTCATACAGATCAATCAAACATTTTTATGGCAGGGGATTTCGTCGTTTACAGAGATGATAAAGTTGCCCTCTGGGGATTAT is drawn from candidate division KSB1 bacterium and contains these coding sequences:
- a CDS encoding pyridoxal-phosphate dependent enzyme, translated to KMLSLSFQEKQKCIITASAGNHGLGVAHAAKMLGIQGKIVVPENASLAKIKALQNYELELLKQGRDYDEAEEIAWEIQKRENFTFVHAFSDPEIIAGQGTIGLEILEELPETETIIVPIGGGGLIAGIAIAAKSINPKVKVVGVQSEASPAMFNSVQAARCVETPIEETIADGLAGRFVTEWTLQLTQKYVDEVVLVSENGIKEAIKLMIENEHMLIEGAAAVGVAALLEERIKTHGKIVVILTGRNIHSQVLKEILA
- the fbp gene encoding class 1 fructose-bisphosphatase, translated to MSQRLVTIERHIMETQRQFPHATGEFSALLYDIALAAKIIAREVNKAGLLDVSGVTGATNVHGEEVQKLDEYADTVIRNAMDHTGRLSVMASEEHEDIIPIPEEYETGKYVFMYDPLDGSSNIDANVSIGTIFSIYRKISDGRGGCLEDCLQSGAQQLAAGYVIYGSSTMMVVTTGNGVHGFTLDPTVGEFLLSHKNIKIPKRGKIYSVNEGNFERWNDETRKYISYLKQNDPETNRPYSSRYIGSLVADFHRNLLYGGIFLYPADKKSPKGKLRLMYEANPLGLIVEKAGGYASNGDDRILDIEPESIHQRTPLIIGSYDDVKEAEAFLRGKR